A genomic stretch from Styela clava chromosome 5, kaStyClav1.hap1.2, whole genome shotgun sequence includes:
- the LOC120345056 gene encoding large ribosomal subunit protein mL63-like, which produces MRLTLYVLKFGKIPGRLRYGKHQLPHHISEKSRAEFVKFLQIELENEMWLTRPYLSKAQEEYLPNGTRFTAQEHRWKNTTSIELEDELREFKNLRYRINIPSHVALEDRWSSLHIEAKWERNKDITVNRFQKYSEMAQIKRIPDRLPRPVDKWSEWERVKGVKQNKSLECYNSDSSET; this is translated from the coding sequence ATGAGGCTTACATTATATGTCCTGAAGTTTGGGAAGATTCCAGGGCGCCTAAGATACGGAAAACATCAATTGCCTCATCACATTTCTGAAAAGAGCAGGGCtgaatttgtcaagtttttacaaattgaattgGAGAATGAAATGTGGCTCACGAGGCCCTATCTATCAAAAGCACAAGAAGAGTATTTGCCGAATGGTACAAGGTTTACTGCCCAAGAACACAGGTGGAAGAACACTACTTCAATAGAATTGGAAGATGAGCTGAGAGAGTTTAAAAACTTGCGCTACAGAATAAATATTCCTTCTCATGTTGCTTTAGAAGACAGATGGTCATCGCTTCATATTGAGGCCAAATGGGAAAGAAATAAGGACATCACTgtgaatagatttcaaaaatatagtgAAATGGCCCAAATCAAGAGGATTCCAGATCGACTACCTAGGCCTGTGGATAAATGGAGTGAGTGGGAGCGTGTAAAGGGTGTAAAGCAAAATAAAAGTCTGGAGTGTTATAATAGTGACTCTAGTGAAACATAA